The following coding sequences are from one Leptolyngbya sp. NIES-3755 window:
- a CDS encoding chromosomal replication initiator protein DnaA (similar to AA sequence:cyanobase_aa:LBDG_00010): MAVDSSIDAMWSDVLEILKLKFSPPTFDTWVKSAVPEELTDTCLILRTANPFAQNWIQKHYMKTVKDAVHDIVGRPVEVQFRFVPSAESDDAELFFPFVAETPTLPELPIQPPRSPNSTDLNSKYVFSRLVVGPNNRMAHAASLAVAESPGREFNPLFLCGGVGLGKTHLMQAIGHYRLEISADAKIIYVSTEKFTNDLITAIRKDDLQSFHDRYRAADVLLVDDIQFIEGKEYTQEEFFHTFNTLHEAGKQVVLASDRPPNQIPKLQERLCSRFSMGLIADIQPPDLETRMAILQKKAEYENMRLPREVIEYIASSYTSNIRELEGALIRAVAYISISGLSMTVENIAPMLNPPVEKVEASPEVVINAVSEAFGVSIDDLKGNSRRREISVARQVGMYLMRHHTELSLPKIGEVFGGKDHTTVMYSCEKIGQLKEKDSSMAQTLRQLGDRINLASQGRK; the protein is encoded by the coding sequence ATGGCGGTAGATAGCTCGATCGATGCGATGTGGTCGGATGTGCTTGAGATCCTAAAACTCAAATTCAGTCCGCCCACGTTCGACACTTGGGTAAAAAGTGCCGTTCCAGAAGAATTAACGGATACCTGCTTGATCCTCCGAACGGCGAATCCGTTTGCCCAAAATTGGATTCAGAAGCATTATATGAAAACCGTCAAGGATGCTGTACACGATATTGTGGGGCGACCTGTCGAAGTGCAATTTCGCTTCGTGCCCAGTGCCGAAAGTGACGATGCGGAGTTGTTTTTTCCATTCGTTGCAGAAACGCCCACGCTTCCAGAGTTACCGATTCAGCCTCCTCGATCGCCCAATTCAACCGATCTCAATTCAAAATACGTATTCTCGCGCCTAGTCGTCGGTCCGAATAACCGAATGGCACACGCGGCATCTCTGGCAGTCGCAGAATCTCCCGGTCGCGAGTTCAATCCACTCTTTTTATGTGGCGGCGTTGGATTGGGAAAAACTCATCTAATGCAAGCGATCGGGCATTATCGCCTCGAAATTTCCGCAGATGCCAAAATTATTTACGTCTCGACTGAGAAATTCACGAACGATCTGATTACCGCGATTCGCAAAGATGACTTACAGAGTTTTCACGATCGATATCGAGCCGCTGATGTGTTATTGGTCGATGACATTCAGTTCATTGAAGGTAAAGAATATACTCAAGAGGAATTCTTCCATACTTTCAATACGCTGCACGAGGCTGGAAAGCAGGTGGTACTTGCTTCTGACCGTCCACCAAATCAAATTCCGAAACTACAAGAACGGCTTTGCTCTCGATTTTCGATGGGCTTGATCGCAGACATTCAACCGCCCGATCTCGAAACCCGGATGGCAATCTTACAGAAAAAAGCCGAATACGAAAACATGCGCCTGCCACGGGAAGTGATCGAGTACATTGCCTCCAGCTATACCTCGAACATTCGGGAATTAGAAGGAGCACTGATTCGTGCTGTCGCGTATATTTCAATCTCAGGACTGTCGATGACAGTGGAAAACATTGCCCCGATGCTGAATCCGCCCGTCGAAAAAGTTGAAGCCTCTCCAGAGGTTGTGATCAATGCAGTTTCCGAAGCATTTGGAGTGTCGATCGACGATCTCAAAGGGAATTCTCGTCGTCGCGAAATTAGCGTTGCCCGACAAGTGGGAATGTATCTAATGCGGCATCACACCGAATTAAGTCTGCCAAAGATTGGCGAAGTGTTTGGTGGAAAAGATCACACCACTGTTATGTATAGCTGCGAAAAAATTGGGCAGTTAAAAGAGAAAGACTCCAGTATGGCGCAAACATTACGGCAACTTGGGGATCGAATTAACCTTGCCAGTCAGGGACGAAAATAA